One part of the Desulfonema ishimotonii genome encodes these proteins:
- a CDS encoding FGGY family carbohydrate kinase — MAEYIGAVDHGTTSTRFMIFDHGGQIVSVDQKEHEQIFPRPGWVEHNPAEIWQNTRSVIRGALEKGGISGADIAAIGITNQRETTVVWDRHTGRAWHNAVVWQCTRTHDICRELTREKGQNRFRDRTGLPVATYFSGPKLRWILDHVPEARKAAEQGDALFGTMETFLIWWLTGGPDGGAHVTDVTNASRTLMMDLTAMQWDEEILDILGIPPGCSPASCPPATRISGA, encoded by the coding sequence ATGGCAGAATACATCGGCGCGGTGGATCACGGCACCACCAGCACGCGGTTTATGATTTTCGATCACGGCGGACAGATTGTCAGCGTGGATCAGAAGGAACACGAACAGATTTTCCCCCGGCCCGGATGGGTGGAACACAATCCTGCCGAAATCTGGCAGAACACCCGGTCCGTCATCCGGGGGGCTTTGGAAAAGGGGGGGATTTCCGGCGCGGATATCGCGGCCATCGGCATCACCAACCAGCGGGAGACGACGGTGGTCTGGGACAGACACACGGGCAGGGCCTGGCATAACGCCGTGGTCTGGCAGTGTACCCGCACCCATGATATCTGCCGGGAGCTGACCCGTGAAAAGGGCCAGAACCGTTTCCGTGACAGAACCGGTCTGCCGGTTGCCACCTATTTCTCCGGCCCCAAGCTCAGATGGATTCTGGACCATGTGCCCGAAGCCCGCAAGGCTGCCGAGCAGGGCGATGCCCTGTTCGGCACAATGGAAACCTTCCTCATCTGGTGGCTGACAGGCGGACCGGACGGCGGTGCCCATGTCACGGACGTGACCAACGCCAGCCGGACCCTGATGATGGATCTCACCGCCATGCAGTGGGACGAAGAGATTCTCGATATTCTCGGCATCCCCCCCGGATGCTCCCCCGCATCGTGCCCTCCAGCGACCCGGATATCTGGGGCATGA
- a CDS encoding sirohydrochlorin chelatase — MRRRIATVLVLMMVGLLLFACGSGSDSDTDTDLVSVKTNELAIADPDSGATTYTYEEGKTNLADLLADGSLKPCFCQRLCFRAAQALEASPDFATRYPDGIPVAKMRIVTLWNTDGAEELFVEALGWAESDVRILFNATAHADLCIEDAVFYFIPENEETGWKVSGEAGLFPEDFFEKRAAAKKGGDAEKAAFKPVKEAAMQGLAAIPLNDMFRVKTVNLSEEGLEQTLASRGVLVIAHGSDEAGWNQAVDDAVRNVCLPYPVALGFLEFQEQDIAAAVRTLEDQNVREIIAVPLFISGSSNHIEEIRYVLGLRDTLPESGGHGGHGGEAEEDLIPVTSDAEIYLTHALDDDPVMARIICDHLREISLNPAEEIAVLVGHGSDSSHSEAAWQENFASLALQVKTMMGFGDVRYGFVAMGSPAVADVVAQAQSEGRVLVSPVMLSQGYFINVKIPRVLEGMDYTYADRALLPDPGITTFIENTIREFLDSDQLPDATSGTTVTSAAVKALPVRDQIPNAA, encoded by the coding sequence GTGAGAAGAAGAATTGCGACGGTGCTGGTTCTGATGATGGTTGGTTTACTCCTTTTCGCGTGTGGCAGCGGATCGGACAGCGATACGGACACTGATCTGGTTTCGGTTAAGACCAATGAACTGGCGATCGCGGACCCGGACAGCGGGGCGACAACCTATACTTATGAGGAGGGCAAGACCAATCTTGCCGATCTCCTCGCGGACGGCAGCCTCAAACCCTGTTTTTGCCAGCGGCTGTGTTTCCGGGCAGCCCAGGCTCTTGAGGCCAGCCCGGACTTTGCGACCCGCTACCCCGATGGCATTCCCGTGGCAAAGATGCGGATTGTCACCCTGTGGAACACCGACGGCGCGGAAGAGCTGTTCGTCGAAGCCCTGGGGTGGGCCGAATCGGACGTGCGGATACTGTTCAATGCCACGGCCCATGCCGACCTGTGCATCGAAGACGCGGTTTTCTACTTCATCCCTGAAAACGAAGAAACGGGATGGAAGGTATCGGGGGAGGCCGGACTTTTCCCGGAAGATTTTTTTGAAAAGCGCGCCGCTGCCAAAAAAGGCGGCGATGCGGAGAAGGCCGCCTTCAAACCTGTCAAGGAGGCCGCCATGCAAGGTCTGGCCGCTATTCCCCTGAACGACATGTTCCGGGTGAAAACGGTCAATCTTTCCGAAGAGGGCCTGGAGCAGACCCTGGCCTCCAGAGGCGTGCTGGTCATTGCCCACGGTTCCGATGAAGCCGGGTGGAATCAGGCCGTGGACGATGCCGTCCGGAATGTCTGCCTGCCCTATCCGGTCGCTCTCGGTTTTCTGGAATTTCAGGAACAGGACATTGCCGCCGCAGTCCGAACGCTTGAAGACCAGAATGTCCGGGAAATTATTGCCGTTCCCCTGTTCATCTCCGGTTCTTCCAACCACATTGAAGAGATCCGATACGTTCTCGGACTCAGGGACACGCTCCCGGAATCCGGCGGACACGGCGGGCATGGTGGTGAGGCGGAAGAGGATCTGATACCGGTCACAAGCGATGCGGAAATATATCTGACCCATGCCCTGGACGATGATCCGGTGATGGCCCGGATCATCTGCGATCATCTCCGTGAAATCAGTCTGAATCCGGCTGAAGAGATCGCTGTCCTGGTAGGGCACGGGTCGGATTCGAGCCACAGCGAGGCCGCATGGCAGGAAAATTTCGCGTCTCTCGCCCTTCAGGTCAAAACGATGATGGGGTTCGGGGATGTCCGGTACGGATTTGTGGCAATGGGCAGCCCGGCGGTTGCGGATGTCGTGGCCCAGGCTCAGTCCGAAGGCCGGGTCCTGGTATCCCCTGTGATGCTGAGTCAGGGGTATTTCATCAATGTCAAGATTCCGAGGGTTCTGGAGGGGATGGATTACACCTATGCCGACAGGGCCCTGCTGCCGGACCCCGGTATCACCACCTTTATCGAAAATACCATCAGAGAGTTTCTTGACTCCGATCAGCTCCCGGACGCAACCTCCGGGACCACCGTCACCTCGGCGGCTGTCAAAGCGCTTCCTGTTCGCGACCAGATCCCGAACGCGGCCTGA
- a CDS encoding CHASE4 domain-containing protein, with protein sequence MSLRSKISGILLAVTILYGGGVYGIQRLIIFPSYVDLERNEARKDMIRCMEALRREIRHLDMFVHDWAAWDDTYRFVRDRNADYIRSNLISHTFSDNRLNLIHICNEKGETLWGEIHDPASGRTSAPGLSENRILFRHETPESSVAGILVTQHAPMLIVSRPIITSDHEGPVRGCLIMGRFLNTGYVRMLTEQTRVSHRIWPVTPGNRLPEPARSVLSRITPEHPIRFTASGSETLHVYTTFPDIYGHPGLLVRADIPRGIYARGLATMRFALFSTCAASLLILLILTFLLRTIITSPLSKLTKRVITTGSAGEMLLPLFPERTDEIGILCREFSRMVWQLNRVYDSLKETNSQLIHEAEERERSEKKLLVHQARLQELSAELVLAEERERRRIATELHDRIGQTLALSKIKLFMLMESQPECCLREKLEEIRRMIEQIMQDSRSLTFELSPPVLYDLGLEAAIEWLAEQIESRHGLCISICNDSHQRLPEESLRVITFRAVRELLINVVKHAHARHAEIYFGNQNGYMRIEIRDDGIGFNLPDAGFNGGSDTGFGLFSIRERLKSLGGHFEIRSDPGTGTCVTLLTPLRPDSASGERK encoded by the coding sequence ATGTCCTTGAGATCAAAAATTTCAGGTATCCTGCTGGCCGTCACCATCCTGTATGGGGGGGGCGTCTACGGCATTCAGCGGCTGATCATTTTTCCCAGCTACGTTGACCTTGAGCGAAACGAAGCCCGGAAAGATATGATCCGCTGCATGGAAGCACTTCGCCGGGAAATCCGCCACCTTGATATGTTCGTCCATGACTGGGCCGCATGGGATGATACGTACCGGTTTGTCCGGGACCGGAACGCCGATTACATCCGCTCCAACCTCATTTCACACACCTTTAGTGATAACCGGCTCAACCTCATCCATATCTGTAACGAAAAAGGGGAAACCCTGTGGGGAGAAATTCACGACCCGGCATCCGGCCGGACGTCAGCCCCCGGCCTGTCCGAAAACCGAATCCTGTTCCGGCATGAAACCCCTGAAAGTTCGGTAGCGGGCATCCTGGTTACACAACATGCCCCCATGTTAATCGTCTCCCGCCCGATTATTACCAGCGATCACGAAGGGCCGGTCAGAGGCTGTCTTATCATGGGACGATTCCTGAACACCGGATATGTCAGAATGCTCACGGAACAGACCCGTGTCTCCCACAGAATCTGGCCTGTCACCCCGGGAAACCGTCTGCCGGAACCTGCCCGGTCGGTTCTCAGCCGCATCACCCCGGAGCATCCGATCCGGTTTACCGCGTCCGGCAGTGAAACCCTGCACGTTTATACAACCTTCCCGGATATTTACGGCCACCCGGGGCTCCTGGTGCGGGCGGATATCCCCAGGGGAATTTATGCCAGGGGTCTTGCCACCATGCGCTTCGCCCTGTTTTCCACCTGTGCCGCCAGCCTGCTCATCCTGCTCATCCTGACTTTTCTGCTTCGGACCATCATCACCTCGCCACTCTCAAAGCTGACAAAGCGGGTCATCACCACAGGCAGCGCCGGTGAGATGCTGCTGCCGCTGTTTCCGGAAAGAACGGATGAAATCGGTATACTCTGCCGGGAGTTCAGCCGCATGGTCTGGCAACTGAACCGGGTGTACGACAGCCTGAAGGAAACCAATTCACAGTTGATCCATGAGGCAGAAGAGCGGGAGCGGTCTGAGAAAAAATTGCTGGTTCATCAGGCCCGGCTGCAGGAACTCTCCGCCGAACTGGTGCTGGCGGAAGAACGGGAACGGCGGCGAATCGCCACAGAACTCCACGACCGGATCGGGCAGACCCTTGCCCTGTCCAAAATCAAACTCTTCATGCTGATGGAATCCCAGCCCGAATGCTGTCTCCGGGAAAAGCTGGAGGAAATCCGGCGGATGATTGAACAGATCATGCAGGACAGCCGTTCCCTTACCTTTGAACTCAGTCCGCCCGTCCTGTACGACCTGGGACTGGAGGCGGCCATTGAGTGGCTGGCCGAACAGATTGAATCCCGGCATGGCCTCTGTATCAGCATCTGCAATGACAGCCACCAGAGGCTGCCGGAGGAAAGCCTCCGGGTCATCACCTTCCGGGCTGTGCGCGAACTGCTGATCAATGTGGTCAAGCACGCCCATGCCCGTCATGCGGAAATATATTTCGGAAACCAAAATGGCTATATGCGTATAGAGATCCGGGATGACGGGATCGGTTTTAATCTGCCGGACGCCGGATTCAATGGCGGTTCAGATACGGGTTTCGGACTTTTCAGCATCCGGGAGCGACTGAAAAGCCTCGGGGGTCATTTTGAAATCCGGTCTGATCCCGGAACCGGCACCTGCGTCACCCTGCTGACCCCGCTCCGACCGGATTCCGCATCCGGGGAAAGGAAGTGA
- a CDS encoding response regulator — translation MPIEVLLADDHSIMRAGLRALLESRIDMTVTGEAQNGREALNLACEIRPDVVIMDVSMPGLNGVDATKLIIEALDTVRVIALSMHADRRFVEGMLMAGVSGYLLKDCVPEELVTAIRTVARGHIYLSPTIADTVVRNYLGHLSLQTKSPQPVLTCREREVVQLIAEGRGTKQIAATLHISPKTVETHRRRVMEKLELSSIADLIKFAIREGITSL, via the coding sequence ATGCCCATAGAAGTTCTGCTGGCTGACGATCACAGCATCATGCGGGCAGGCCTCCGGGCGTTGCTGGAGTCCCGCATCGACATGACGGTTACCGGTGAGGCGCAAAACGGAAGAGAGGCCCTGAACCTGGCCTGCGAGATCAGGCCGGATGTGGTGATCATGGACGTTTCCATGCCCGGCCTGAACGGAGTCGACGCCACAAAACTGATTATCGAAGCCCTGGATACGGTCAGGGTGATCGCCTTGTCCATGCACGCCGACAGACGGTTTGTTGAGGGAATGCTCATGGCCGGCGTCTCCGGATATCTGCTCAAGGACTGTGTGCCGGAAGAACTGGTAACAGCCATCCGAACCGTCGCAAGGGGGCACATTTATCTCAGCCCGACAATCGCCGATACCGTGGTCAGAAATTACCTGGGCCATCTCTCCCTTCAGACAAAATCCCCGCAGCCTGTCCTCACATGCCGGGAACGAGAGGTGGTCCAGCTGATCGCCGAAGGGCGGGGGACAAAACAGATTGCGGCCACGCTTCACATCAGCCCCAAAACCGTGGAAACCCATCGCCGGAGAGTCATGGAAAAGCTGGAACTCAGCAGCATTGCCGATCTGATAAAATTTGCGATCCGGGAGGGCATTACGTCGCTGTAG